From the genome of Penaeus monodon isolate SGIC_2016 chromosome 16, NSTDA_Pmon_1, whole genome shotgun sequence, one region includes:
- the LOC119583126 gene encoding U-scoloptoxin(01)-Cw1a-like, with product MKVLALVAVLVGVAAALPGLRLRRDSSPLRFELPSNASLVLGRINTGFDCAELPYGYYADTSNDCALFHVCLPYIDNNVYITRHFSFMCGEGTMFDQERLVCAFPEEALPCSEAAAFRRSNEYFGRADVNFLE from the exons ATGAAGGTTCTTGCTCTCG TCGCTGTGTTGGTGGGCGTGGCTGCCGCCCTCCCCGGCCTCCGTCTGCGTCGCGACTCGTCTCCTCTGCGCTTCGAGCTGCCCTCCAACGCCTCGCTGGTTCTGGGTAGAATCAACACCGGCTTCGACTGCGCCGAACTCCCCTACGGTTACTACGCCGACACCAGCAACGACTGCGCCCTGTTCCACGTGTGTCTGCCCTACATCGACAACAACGTGTACATCACCCGCCACTTCTCGTTCATGTGCGGCGAGGGCACTATGTTTGACCAGGAACGTCTCGTGTGCGCTTTCCCCGAGGAAGCCCTTCCCTGCTCCGAGGCGGCCGCCTTCAGGAGGTCCAACGAGTACTTCGGCCGCGCCGACGTCAACTTCCTGGAGTAG
- the LOC119583125 gene encoding U-scoloptoxin(01)-Cw1a-like, with product MKVLALVAVLVGVAAALPSLRLRRDSSPLRFELPSNASLVLGGINTGFDCAELPYGYYADTSNDCALFHVCLPYIDNNVYITRHFSFMCGEGTMFDQERLVCAFPEEALPCSEAAAFRRSNEYFGRADVNFLE from the exons ATGAAGGTGCTTGCTCTCG TCGCTGTGTTGGTGGGCGTGGCCGCCGCCCTTCCCAGCCTCCGTCTGCGTCGCGACTCGTCTCCTCTGCGCTTCGAGCTGCCCTCCAACGCCTCGCTGGTTCTGGGTGGAATCAACACCGGCTTCGACTGCGCCGAACTCCCCTACGGTTACTACGCCGACACCAGCAACGACTGCGCCCTGTTCCACGTGTGTCTGCCCTACATCGACAACAACGTGTACATCACCCGCCACTTCTCGTTCATGTGTGGCGAGGGCACCATGTTCGACCAGGAACGTCTCGTGTGCGCTTTCCCCGAGGAAGCCCTTCCCTGCTCCGAGGCGGCCGCCTTCAGGAGGTCCAACGAGTACTTCGGCCGCGCCGACGTCAACTTCCTGGAGTAG